A genomic stretch from Pontivivens ytuae includes:
- a CDS encoding FecCD family ABC transporter permease codes for MIAVRTLPWIAALAALAFAFGWHIAVGAKTIPLGTVLDALVAYDAGTFDHVVVRDLRMPRALVAIGVGAALAVAGALMQGVTRNPLADPGLLGLLVGASFAVVLFHGFLGLGGAASIPVFAALGALGGALVVWGVASAAPGGATPLTLVLSGAALTGFLGALISVLHLIDEESFEQLRVWLTGTLAGRRIETALWALPWALAGLGVALLCARQVTALAMGEETATGLGVDVGKLQVAVLFAVVALTAAAVAVAGPMGFVGLVIPHVVRLFIGQDYRRIVPWSAFAGALYMLIADIAARLVLAPIEISTGLVTAFLGAPFFVWLVRARL; via the coding sequence ATGATTGCCGTTCGCACCCTTCCCTGGATCGCTGCACTTGCGGCGCTGGCCTTCGCCTTTGGCTGGCACATCGCAGTGGGCGCGAAGACCATCCCGCTCGGCACAGTGTTGGACGCATTGGTCGCCTATGATGCGGGGACCTTCGATCATGTGGTCGTTCGCGACCTGCGGATGCCGCGCGCGCTGGTTGCGATCGGAGTAGGTGCAGCACTCGCGGTGGCCGGCGCGTTGATGCAGGGCGTCACCCGTAATCCACTGGCCGATCCGGGGCTGCTCGGCCTGCTGGTCGGGGCCTCCTTCGCGGTCGTTTTGTTTCATGGCTTCCTGGGATTGGGGGGTGCGGCTTCGATCCCGGTTTTCGCGGCCCTTGGTGCGCTTGGCGGCGCTTTGGTGGTGTGGGGCGTTGCCTCGGCCGCACCGGGCGGCGCGACACCGCTCACGCTGGTGCTGTCGGGGGCGGCGCTGACCGGGTTTCTGGGCGCGCTGATTTCCGTCCTGCACCTGATCGACGAGGAAAGCTTCGAGCAGCTTCGCGTCTGGCTCACCGGAACGCTGGCAGGACGTCGGATCGAGACCGCGCTCTGGGCCCTGCCATGGGCGCTTGCGGGACTGGGGGTCGCTCTTCTCTGCGCCCGCCAGGTCACGGCGCTCGCCATGGGGGAGGAGACGGCAACGGGCCTTGGCGTGGACGTCGGCAAACTGCAAGTCGCGGTCCTTTTCGCGGTCGTCGCCCTGACCGCAGCGGCGGTTGCCGTGGCAGGGCCGATGGGCTTCGTCGGGCTCGTCATCCCGCATGTCGTCCGGCTGTTCATCGGTCAGGACTACCGCCGCATCGTGCCGTGGAGCGCCTTTGCCGGCGCGCTCTACATGCTGATTGCCGATATCGCGGCGCGCCTGGTGCTGGCGCCGATCGAGATCTCGACAGGCCTTGTCACCGCCTTTCTCGGTGCACCGTTCTTCGTTTGGCTCGTGAGGGCGCGGCTATGA
- a CDS encoding ABC transporter ATP-binding protein, translating to MVDLKADLRVENLSAGYGGTPVIHEISLAIPNGALTAIVGPNGCGKSTVLKTMARVLKPSIGRVTLCEDDIHSLPTRAVAQRLALLPQGPIAPEGLRVRELVAQGRFPHQSLLRQWSRDDARAVDAAMAAADVSDMADRPIESLSGGQRQRCWIAMVLAQETPILLLDEPTTFLDLKVQVELMTLLRRIAHHEGRTLVIVMHELNVAAAFADRLVMMRGGRIEVEGGVADVFTELTLRRVFGLDATVLTDPGSGRPVCIPKVAT from the coding sequence GTGGTCGATCTCAAGGCGGACTTGCGGGTCGAGAACCTGTCGGCGGGATATGGCGGCACCCCGGTGATCCACGAGATTTCGCTCGCGATCCCGAACGGCGCGCTGACGGCAATCGTCGGGCCGAATGGCTGCGGCAAGAGCACGGTGCTGAAGACGATGGCGCGGGTTCTCAAGCCGTCCATCGGCCGTGTGACGCTTTGCGAAGATGATATCCATTCCCTGCCCACACGGGCTGTCGCCCAGCGTCTCGCCCTGCTGCCGCAGGGGCCGATCGCGCCTGAAGGACTGCGCGTGCGTGAACTGGTGGCTCAAGGCCGGTTCCCGCACCAGTCGCTTCTGCGGCAATGGTCGCGTGACGACGCGCGGGCCGTGGATGCTGCCATGGCAGCGGCCGATGTCTCCGACATGGCCGACCGGCCCATCGAGTCCCTGTCCGGCGGCCAGAGACAGCGCTGCTGGATCGCGATGGTCCTGGCGCAAGAGACGCCTATTCTGCTTCTCGACGAGCCGACGACATTCCTCGATCTCAAGGTGCAGGTCGAGCTGATGACGCTTCTGCGCCGTATCGCGCATCACGAGGGTCGAACCCTCGTCATCGTCATGCACGAGTTGAACGTCGCCGCAGCGTTCGCCGACCGCCTTGTCATGATGCGCGGCGGGCGGATCGAAGTGGAGGGCGGCGTTGCCGACGTCTTCACCGAGCTTACGCTCAGAAGGGTTTTCGGTCTCGACGCGACGGTGCTCACCGATCCCGGCAGCGGGCGGCCTGTCTGCATTCCGAAGGTTGCGACATGA
- a CDS encoding translation-associated GTPase: MPGAILVVGAALVSWSILLVVSRIILVNLALDPWLFTFIQMMAGGLFLMLASGRTRGVWRTLGEPITWLYGFLRVATAAFFTAALLHTTTANAAFLAIVSVPTSVLVVWLVMSRTPRRAELPGHLIILAGLLLLAASLEGGFRNPALILMLLSELCVVLSTLIAELHPQNQTDDRRQRAALTGAMLLASAGAMLAAVFALGMLSQAFPGLTWLLPNDLAWIADPTVLLDPALWVAAILVGTLLRGPSMFLALMAIHRVKTTNYLAGMAALPLTSMLFEAVAAEAGWLPFVSIITWSTGFGALMILGSLAVSAAHSQRPAPARAHVVGTDQRQPR; the protein is encoded by the coding sequence ATGCCCGGTGCCATACTGGTCGTTGGAGCCGCGCTGGTAAGCTGGTCAATCCTGCTTGTCGTCAGTCGGATCATCCTGGTCAATCTCGCGCTCGATCCCTGGCTCTTCACCTTCATCCAGATGATGGCGGGTGGACTGTTCCTGATGCTGGCCTCGGGTCGGACGCGTGGGGTCTGGCGCACCTTGGGCGAACCCATCACATGGCTCTACGGCTTCCTCCGTGTTGCAACGGCGGCCTTTTTTACGGCGGCGCTGCTCCACACCACGACTGCGAATGCGGCGTTCCTCGCCATCGTCTCGGTTCCCACCAGCGTGCTCGTCGTCTGGCTGGTGATGTCGCGAACGCCGCGGAGAGCGGAGTTGCCTGGACATCTCATCATCCTCGCGGGTCTCCTGCTGCTGGCCGCCTCGTTGGAGGGCGGGTTCCGTAATCCGGCTCTCATCCTGATGTTGCTTTCGGAACTGTGCGTGGTGCTCTCGACGCTGATTGCGGAGCTTCATCCCCAAAACCAAACCGACGATCGGCGGCAGCGCGCGGCGCTTACGGGAGCCATGCTTCTCGCAAGCGCAGGGGCGATGCTGGCCGCCGTGTTCGCGTTGGGAATGCTATCCCAGGCCTTCCCGGGCCTGACATGGCTGCTGCCGAACGATCTGGCCTGGATCGCTGATCCAACAGTTCTGCTGGATCCGGCGTTGTGGGTAGCCGCGATCCTGGTCGGCACACTCTTGCGCGGGCCGTCGATGTTTCTCGCGCTCATGGCCATCCACCGAGTGAAGACGACGAACTACCTCGCCGGGATGGCAGCCTTGCCGTTGACCAGCATGCTCTTTGAAGCCGTCGCAGCCGAAGCGGGGTGGCTCCCATTCGTCTCGATCATCACATGGAGCACCGGGTTCGGCGCCCTGATGATCCTTGGATCGCTCGCGGTATCCGCAGCACACAGTCAGCGTCCTGCTCCAGCGCGCGCTCACGTGGTTGGGACGGATCAGCGGCAACCCCGTTAG
- a CDS encoding Ig-like domain-containing protein, with amino-acid sequence MANDVGRVPSGILIGDQRRDQILLVQDIDGDGAGAGGGETTVFFDGENASGLESPTTNVFTLHQSSDKSVYFGDGGSDAVYRLRDLNGDGDAQDADEAMVWLSAANAAGLSTVTPNGVHEGADGAIYVANAGTASAPQDAIYRTVDLNGDGDANDMDEATVWLDVQTVVDTAVPFDLSFDGDVAYLSDLAGTATDVIYRIEDVDGDGAIQEDEVAAYVTDDMSFGAPVDIANAVGVDGALYTLTWFPDAGDIVRLYRLADLDGSGQIDDAAEAVEVWNGDAMPDGFAIDIGFSVTADEDDRLALTANTFAGDGNVVELTDLNGDGDYLDAGETAVFASSSFDGQLDRPRAVEFYEGASSPAATTVGGGNHFSVFLDRATNTLYTSGENVVGQLGIGATGFDVKTTVEVDLPEAFDAKIVSVSAGLLHTTFLTDDGDVYAFGFNNNGALGLGDEETRTEAVLVEALDDVDVVGIVNGNGTSYAIAADGTLYAWGSNSNGQLGLGDREERLTPTVVEALSEETVVDVSAGTSHTLVLTADGQIYAFGSNRDGQLGAPEGLDADGTPLRRVESPILVEGLPDNVVSVTADTLTSFAVTADGRLFGWGESRTGQLLQGTDNGDGTFTADPADVLSPVELTGIPGHVVDVKAGARWVMALTADGDVYGWGPNDVGPTGGLDGDPAAESDAIFFPTLIAELDDVNVVELQTGPNSIIAVSDTGEVFTWGSNPDGRLGFATDGSVYTPQQVELGGPADPFLVSATPGDNDRDVSNDARLKLEFTEDVFAGTGMLTLVNRDTGQRTEIDMTDERLVTFDGSTVSVTPPEHLDADARYAVEIDEGAFVDADGNAYAGIAEGDVSTFNFSTSEIEATSPDDLRGGFGDDLIRGGAEDDHISGRFGDDILSGGEGDDRIFAGWGDDFVLGGDGNDRLSGSLGDDDLRGGRGDDELKGGWGEDTLSGGAGDDDLRGGLGADAFVFDGGHDTIHDFDTGFEFWFFSRPSETVIVDIDGLDSFEALMDTASQAGRDVIFDVSEEDSLTLRDVRLAHLDADAFDFV; translated from the coding sequence ATGGCGAATGACGTGGGCCGCGTGCCGAGTGGAATTCTGATCGGCGACCAGCGCAGGGATCAGATCCTGCTGGTTCAGGACATCGACGGTGATGGAGCCGGAGCGGGAGGTGGTGAGACCACCGTCTTCTTCGATGGTGAGAATGCCTCAGGGCTCGAAAGCCCGACGACCAACGTCTTTACCCTCCATCAGAGCAGTGACAAGTCGGTCTATTTCGGAGACGGCGGCAGTGACGCCGTCTACCGCCTGCGCGATCTGAACGGAGATGGAGATGCGCAGGACGCGGATGAGGCCATGGTTTGGCTCTCTGCGGCCAATGCAGCGGGACTTTCGACGGTGACGCCGAATGGCGTGCACGAGGGCGCTGATGGGGCGATCTACGTCGCGAATGCCGGCACAGCCTCCGCCCCGCAGGACGCCATCTATCGCACCGTCGATCTCAACGGCGACGGCGATGCCAATGACATGGACGAGGCGACGGTCTGGCTCGACGTCCAGACGGTCGTCGACACGGCTGTTCCCTTCGATCTCAGCTTCGATGGAGATGTCGCGTATCTCAGCGATCTCGCAGGCACTGCGACGGACGTGATCTACCGGATCGAGGACGTGGATGGTGATGGCGCGATCCAGGAGGACGAGGTCGCGGCCTATGTCACCGACGACATGAGCTTCGGCGCGCCGGTCGACATCGCGAACGCTGTCGGCGTGGACGGTGCGCTTTACACGCTGACCTGGTTTCCGGATGCGGGCGACATCGTGCGGCTCTATCGCCTCGCCGATCTCGACGGTTCGGGCCAGATCGACGACGCAGCGGAAGCGGTGGAGGTTTGGAACGGCGATGCAATGCCGGACGGCTTCGCCATCGATATCGGTTTCTCGGTTACCGCCGACGAAGATGACCGCCTGGCGCTGACTGCGAACACCTTCGCGGGCGACGGCAACGTCGTGGAGCTGACCGACCTGAACGGAGACGGGGACTATCTGGATGCGGGCGAGACGGCTGTCTTCGCCTCCAGCAGCTTCGACGGTCAGCTCGATCGCCCCCGCGCGGTGGAGTTCTATGAGGGCGCGTCCAGTCCCGCGGCGACAACCGTGGGTGGGGGTAACCACTTCTCCGTCTTCCTCGACCGGGCGACGAACACGCTCTACACGAGCGGGGAGAATGTCGTCGGCCAGCTCGGCATCGGCGCCACCGGTTTCGACGTGAAGACAACGGTGGAGGTCGACCTGCCCGAGGCGTTCGATGCCAAGATCGTTTCGGTCTCCGCCGGTCTGCTCCACACCACGTTTCTCACGGATGACGGCGACGTCTACGCCTTCGGCTTCAACAACAACGGGGCCTTGGGTCTCGGCGATGAGGAGACACGGACAGAGGCGGTGCTCGTCGAGGCGCTGGACGATGTCGATGTGGTCGGCATCGTGAACGGGAATGGCACGTCCTACGCCATCGCCGCCGACGGCACGCTCTATGCCTGGGGCTCGAATTCGAACGGGCAACTCGGGCTCGGAGATCGGGAGGAGCGCCTCACACCGACCGTCGTTGAGGCCCTGTCGGAAGAGACCGTGGTCGATGTCTCGGCAGGCACTTCGCACACGCTCGTTCTGACCGCAGATGGCCAAATCTATGCCTTCGGGAGCAACCGGGACGGCCAGCTCGGCGCGCCGGAGGGGCTGGATGCCGACGGCACGCCGCTTCGTCGGGTCGAGAGCCCGATCTTGGTCGAAGGACTGCCGGACAACGTGGTCTCGGTTACCGCGGATACCCTGACTTCATTCGCCGTAACCGCGGACGGGCGTCTTTTCGGCTGGGGCGAGTCCCGGACGGGCCAGCTTCTACAGGGCACTGATAACGGTGACGGCACCTTCACCGCGGACCCGGCGGACGTGCTGTCGCCTGTCGAGCTGACCGGTATTCCGGGCCATGTCGTCGATGTGAAGGCCGGCGCGCGCTGGGTGATGGCCCTGACGGCTGACGGTGACGTTTACGGCTGGGGGCCGAATGATGTGGGGCCGACCGGTGGTCTCGACGGTGACCCGGCGGCGGAAAGCGATGCGATCTTTTTCCCGACGCTGATCGCGGAGCTCGACGATGTGAACGTCGTGGAGCTTCAGACCGGCCCGAACTCCATCATCGCCGTAAGCGACACGGGCGAGGTCTTCACGTGGGGCTCCAATCCGGACGGGCGGCTCGGCTTCGCCACCGATGGATCGGTCTACACTCCGCAGCAGGTCGAGCTCGGCGGGCCGGCAGACCCGTTCCTCGTTTCCGCAACGCCCGGTGACAACGATCGCGATGTGTCAAACGATGCTCGACTGAAGCTGGAGTTCACGGAAGACGTCTTCGCGGGCACCGGTATGCTTACCCTCGTGAACCGGGATACCGGACAGCGGACCGAGATCGATATGACCGACGAGCGTCTCGTCACCTTCGATGGCTCCACAGTCAGTGTGACGCCGCCGGAGCACCTGGACGCCGATGCACGCTACGCGGTGGAGATCGATGAAGGTGCGTTCGTCGATGCCGATGGAAACGCCTATGCGGGCATCGCCGAGGGCGACGTTTCGACCTTCAACTTCTCGACCTCCGAGATCGAGGCTACGTCCCCCGATGATCTCAGAGGCGGCTTCGGCGACGACCTGATCCGGGGCGGAGCGGAGGATGATCACATCAGCGGCCGCTTCGGTGACGACATCCTGTCGGGTGGCGAGGGCGACGACCGCATCTTCGCGGGCTGGGGCGACGACTTCGTGCTCGGAGGCGACGGAAACGACCGACTGTCCGGCAGCCTGGGCGATGACGATCTGCGCGGAGGACGCGGCGATGACGAGCTGAAAGGAGGCTGGGGCGAGGATACCCTCTCTGGTGGTGCAGGCGATGACGATCTGCGGGGCGGCTTGGGAGCGGATGCCTTTGTCTTCGATGGCGGTCACGACACGATCCACGATTTCGATACCGGGTTTGAGTTCTGGTTCTTCTCGCGCCCGTCCGAGACCGTCATCGTCGACATCGACGGCCTCGACAGCTTCGAGGCGCTGATGGACACGGCATCGCAAGCGGGCCGCGACGTTATCTTCGACGTGAGCGAAGAGGACAGCCTGACACTCCGCGATGTCCGACTCGCTCACCTCGACGCAGATGCGTTCGACTTCGTTTGA
- a CDS encoding antibiotic biosynthesis monooxygenase family protein codes for MPTVSVDNVSQEAFVAFPFADGLMPLNPAAAGCASISPPVQKGRVMSEEFMHIGKFVVAPENRNAFIDLMKGYETSVKPKGLTHSNVIEEEKTPGTFMHVTFWESRDDWVAIEQNAVHKDMHAKRNVLLAEPMEHDFICGRIEI; via the coding sequence ATGCCCACGGTCTCGGTGGACAACGTTTCGCAAGAAGCCTTTGTCGCATTCCCGTTTGCCGACGGATTGATGCCGCTCAACCCGGCTGCAGCAGGCTGTGCCAGCATCTCGCCACCCGTTCAGAAAGGAAGAGTGATGTCCGAAGAGTTCATGCACATTGGGAAGTTCGTTGTCGCGCCGGAGAACCGAAACGCATTCATTGACCTCATGAAAGGCTACGAAACCTCGGTGAAGCCAAAAGGGCTCACCCACTCCAACGTCATCGAGGAGGAGAAGACGCCCGGAACGTTCATGCATGTCACCTTCTGGGAATCGAGGGATGACTGGGTCGCGATCGAACAGAACGCGGTTCACAAGGACATGCACGCGAAGCGTAACGTGCTCCTCGCCGAGCCGATGGAGCACGACTTCATCTGTGGGAGAATCGAGATCTGA
- a CDS encoding alpha/beta hydrolase: MLASPFPNWNVLALGVVASLHCHIVQADIIEIPGPGGALAGERVLVEGAAQVVVIVPGSGPIDRDGNGAQVGLHSDTYRLLAEALADQGISSIRIDKRGLFGSADAVTDPNDVTIAEYADDVLAWVETAREIAPCVWVAGHSEGGLVALTAAEREPEAICGLVLLATAGRPIGQLMLEQMHANPANAALMPDLEAIMADLQIGRTRPLDQIPEALRALFSPSLQRFMIDLFSHDPLELARTWSGPALIIQGRADQQVRPLDATLLNGAMPQADLQLIEGMTHMLKPHVPGAPLATYTDPSIPLHPAIGALMGVTLKGALD, translated from the coding sequence ATGCTCGCTTCTCCATTCCCGAACTGGAACGTGCTCGCTCTTGGTGTCGTTGCGAGCTTACACTGCCATATAGTTCAAGCCGATATCATCGAGATCCCGGGTCCGGGCGGTGCGCTTGCGGGCGAGCGCGTTCTCGTCGAGGGCGCCGCGCAGGTCGTCGTGATCGTCCCCGGCTCCGGGCCGATCGACCGCGATGGGAACGGAGCGCAGGTCGGGCTGCACTCCGACACGTATCGACTGCTGGCAGAGGCTTTGGCCGATCAAGGCATCTCGTCGATCCGCATCGACAAGCGTGGGCTTTTTGGAAGTGCTGACGCCGTCACGGATCCAAACGACGTGACCATCGCTGAGTACGCGGACGACGTCCTTGCGTGGGTGGAGACAGCGCGCGAAATCGCGCCCTGCGTCTGGGTCGCTGGTCACTCTGAAGGCGGCCTCGTGGCCCTCACGGCCGCGGAGCGGGAGCCGGAGGCGATCTGCGGGCTGGTGCTTCTGGCGACGGCCGGACGGCCAATCGGGCAGCTCATGCTGGAGCAGATGCATGCCAACCCTGCAAACGCGGCCTTGATGCCGGATCTGGAAGCCATCATGGCGGATCTGCAGATTGGGCGCACGCGCCCGCTGGACCAAATCCCCGAGGCACTTCGCGCGCTGTTCTCGCCGAGCCTCCAGCGCTTCATGATCGATCTTTTCAGCCACGATCCGCTCGAGCTCGCGAGAACATGGAGCGGCCCGGCTCTCATCATCCAGGGACGCGCTGATCAGCAGGTCCGCCCCCTCGACGCAACCCTTCTGAACGGCGCCATGCCGCAGGCCGATCTCCAACTGATCGAGGGCATGACGCACATGCTGAAACCTCACGTGCCGGGCGCGCCGCTCGCGACCTATACCGACCCCTCAATCCCTCTTCACCCCGCCATCGGTGCGCTCATGGGCGTCACACTCAAGGGAGCGTTGGATTGA
- a CDS encoding glyoxalase superfamily protein, translated as MRTYLDAKAMAKSLRTSMAERQIDLTHSECLELVSRQFGLNDWNVLSAKIDVAQAARPAVDLKVPIPILRIFSPAKATEFYVDFLGFGVDWEHRFSKNAPLYMQISRGQTVLHLSEHHGDASPGGTVFVWMEGIEAYHAELISKNYAYNRPGIEDAPWNARVMHALDPFGNRLRFSELKQSGH; from the coding sequence ATGCGGACGTATCTTGATGCGAAGGCGATGGCCAAATCGCTACGTACATCCATGGCTGAGCGGCAAATCGACCTGACCCACAGCGAATGCCTCGAACTGGTGTCCCGGCAATTCGGGCTGAACGACTGGAACGTTCTCTCTGCAAAAATTGATGTCGCCCAAGCCGCACGGCCGGCGGTCGATCTGAAGGTGCCGATCCCCATCCTGCGCATCTTTTCGCCGGCCAAGGCCACCGAGTTCTACGTTGATTTCCTGGGTTTCGGCGTCGATTGGGAGCACCGTTTTTCAAAGAATGCGCCGCTCTACATGCAGATTTCCCGGGGGCAGACGGTGCTGCATCTCAGCGAGCATCACGGCGATGCCTCCCCTGGTGGAACAGTCTTCGTATGGATGGAAGGGATCGAGGCCTATCACGCTGAGCTGATCTCGAAGAACTACGCCTACAATCGCCCTGGGATCGAGGATGCACCTTGGAACGCGCGCGTCATGCACGCGCTCGATCCGTTCGGAAACAGGTTGCGTTTCAGTGAGCTCAAACAGAGCGGACACTAG
- a CDS encoding ABC transporter permease: protein MIPSIGTSGLVFIAALIAATALVVAIDRRLPRQLITAFARMALQLAILAAILGWLLARNDPFTTVLALAAIALLGGLETAYRVGGLRKRQVILRSVAILMAAGALVALPSVLLTVSPDPWYEARLVVPIFGMAVGSSITGSAVAVTTLHRMLRDGRAEVEAQLALGRRFTEATRDIARQAVIAGMLPVVTATAATGMVTIPGMMSGQIIAGADPAEAIRYQILIMALIAAVTAISIRANIALELRRWTDERERFRMR from the coding sequence ATGATCCCTTCCATCGGGACCTCAGGGCTGGTTTTCATCGCGGCCCTGATTGCCGCGACGGCTCTTGTCGTTGCGATCGACCGGCGGCTCCCACGGCAGCTCATCACCGCCTTCGCTCGTATGGCGCTGCAGCTCGCGATCCTTGCTGCAATTCTCGGCTGGCTTCTGGCCCGCAACGATCCGTTCACGACGGTGCTGGCGCTGGCCGCGATCGCATTGCTGGGCGGGCTAGAGACGGCCTACCGAGTCGGCGGCCTGCGGAAGAGGCAAGTGATCCTGAGATCTGTCGCGATTCTCATGGCGGCTGGCGCCTTGGTCGCCTTGCCGAGCGTGCTGCTCACCGTATCCCCGGATCCGTGGTACGAGGCGCGGCTCGTGGTGCCGATCTTCGGCATGGCCGTCGGCTCCTCGATCACCGGTAGCGCCGTGGCCGTCACGACCCTGCATCGCATGTTGCGAGACGGTCGCGCCGAGGTCGAAGCACAACTCGCGCTCGGCCGTCGATTTACCGAGGCGACGCGCGACATCGCACGACAGGCCGTTATCGCTGGAATGCTGCCTGTGGTAACCGCGACGGCGGCAACCGGCATGGTGACGATCCCCGGTATGATGTCGGGCCAGATCATCGCAGGTGCCGACCCAGCGGAGGCCATCCGCTACCAGATCCTGATCATGGCGCTGATCGCCGCGGTCACGGCGATCAGCATCCGCGCGAACATCGCCCTCGAACTGCGCCGCTGGACCGATGAGCGGGAGCGGTTTCGGATGAGATGA
- a CDS encoding ABC transporter ATP-binding protein, giving the protein MLEVRDLRWPGGSGFTFRLDPGEILCISGPSGSGKSRLLRALADLDAAEGDAVLSGRRRGDMPGPDWRARVRYCAAEPAWWAPRVGDHFEEPPDRDELDILGLDVSLLEHSVTETSTGERQRLALLRALQPMPDVLLLDEPTSALDPEATARVEGWLASQVGTTRCAVVVSHDPQQAERLGARRVSLEALTG; this is encoded by the coding sequence ATGCTAGAGGTGCGGGATCTCCGGTGGCCCGGCGGGTCCGGCTTCACCTTTCGGCTGGACCCCGGCGAGATCCTCTGCATCTCCGGCCCGTCCGGCAGCGGAAAGAGTCGCCTGCTGCGCGCCCTCGCCGATCTCGATGCCGCCGAAGGCGACGCTGTTTTGAGCGGGCGGAGGCGCGGGGACATGCCGGGACCGGACTGGCGGGCGCGTGTCCGTTACTGTGCTGCCGAACCCGCCTGGTGGGCGCCGCGCGTCGGCGACCATTTCGAAGAGCCGCCCGATCGCGACGAACTGGATATATTGGGCCTCGACGTCAGTCTTCTGGAGCATTCCGTCACCGAAACATCGACCGGGGAGCGGCAGCGGCTGGCCCTGCTCAGAGCACTTCAACCCATGCCGGATGTGCTCCTGCTCGATGAGCCGACATCAGCATTGGACCCGGAGGCGACCGCACGTGTCGAAGGCTGGTTGGCATCCCAAGTGGGGACCACGCGTTGTGCCGTTGTCGTGTCTCATGACCCGCAACAGGCCGAGCGGCTTGGCGCCCGGCGGGTGTCGCTGGAGGCGTTGACCGGATGA
- a CDS encoding ABC transporter ATP-binding protein: MSDPFARFERTDIGYGRTPVIADLSLRLPQGRINAFCGPNGSGKSTALKALRRLVGLSNGAIEVAGKPLAAWPAKALAREMAMLGQAPSAPEELTVRELAMLGRFAHRARFGGPSAADIEAVDRALALCDLSRRADEALGALSGGQLQRAWIAMVIAQDAPAILLDEPTNHLDVAHAHNLLSLVARLNREDGRTIVMVLHDLNLAARHADNIVLWKEGRVVAEGDAETLFHPELIGSVFDVDCTIMRDPRTGRPLCLTYPREGAC, translated from the coding sequence ATGTCTGACCCCTTCGCCCGGTTCGAGCGCACCGATATCGGCTACGGCCGAACGCCGGTCATCGCCGATTTGTCGCTGAGACTGCCGCAGGGTCGGATCAACGCGTTTTGTGGCCCGAATGGCAGCGGAAAGTCGACGGCGCTGAAGGCGCTCCGCCGCCTGGTCGGGCTGAGCAACGGGGCGATCGAGGTTGCGGGCAAACCGCTCGCCGCGTGGCCCGCGAAAGCGCTGGCGCGCGAGATGGCGATGCTCGGTCAGGCCCCCTCCGCGCCGGAAGAGCTCACGGTTCGGGAGCTTGCCATGCTCGGCCGCTTCGCCCACCGTGCCCGCTTTGGCGGACCCTCGGCGGCGGATATCGAGGCTGTGGATCGGGCGCTGGCCCTTTGCGACCTGAGCCGACGTGCCGACGAAGCGCTCGGGGCACTGTCCGGCGGCCAGCTTCAGCGGGCTTGGATCGCGATGGTCATCGCACAGGACGCCCCGGCGATCCTGCTCGACGAGCCGACCAATCACCTTGACGTCGCCCATGCCCACAACCTTCTGAGCCTCGTTGCACGCCTGAACCGGGAGGACGGGCGGACGATCGTGATGGTCCTGCACGACCTCAACCTCGCCGCTCGCCACGCAGACAACATCGTGCTCTGGAAAGAGGGGCGGGTGGTGGCGGAGGGCGACGCCGAGACCCTCTTCCATCCGGAACTGATCGGGTCGGTCTTCGACGTGGATTGCACGATCATGAGAGACCCAAGGACCGGCCGCCCGCTGTGCCTTACCTATCCACGCGAGGGCGCATGCTAG